The DNA sequence TCGACATCGAAAGAAATTCAACTTTTACATTTGTCTTTGCTGTAAATGCATCAAAGAGCTCCTTGTAAGCACTTGTTGCAACCACATTCAATGTTTTTCCCGAAAGGTCTTTTGACTCTTTTTCGGAAGAACCGGCTGCAAACACAATGGAACTTGCAAGCAATAAAAATAGTGCAGCAAAAATATTTTTTTTCATTTTGCCCTCCAAAATTATAATTAGATATTTTAAGATACTATGATATTGCAAAAGAGTCAATATAAATTTTAATAAATTCATAAATTTTATAATATATCTATTGACTTTTTATTTTTTATGTAGGATTATAGATACCACACGGAGAACTTGTGAGTATGCACTACATAGGAATAGATATCGGTTCAACGGCAACCAAAACCGTTATAATGGATGAAAATAAAAAAAACATTCTTTATAAAAATCGTATACCCAGCGGATGGAACAGCAAGGAAACGGGAGAGGCTGTCTTGGACTGGATAAAGGAGACCTTGCAAAATAAGGACTTTAAAATAACCGCCACAGGTTATGGAAGAGTGAGCGTTCCTTTTGCTGACAAAACCTTAACCGAAATTTCCTGTCACGGAAAGGGGGCTCACTTTTTGGCAAAAAAAGATGTAACCGTAATTGATATCGGCGGGCAGGATACAAAAGTCATTGTTGTAAAGGACGGGCTTGTAATTGACTTTATCATGAACGATAAGTGTTCGGCCGGTACGGGTAAATTTTTGGAGTTAATGGCAAACAGGCTGGGCTTGAGCTTACAGGAAATAAGCGAGTACGCAGCGCGTGGAAACGATTTAAACCTTTCTTCCGTATGTACTGTCTTTGCCGAATCTGAAGTAACCTCCCTCATGGGAAAGGGAAGTCCCCGCGAAGATATTGCAAGGGGCGTTATCAGTC is a window from the Treponema denticola genome containing:
- a CDS encoding acyl-CoA dehydratase activase — its product is MHYIGIDIGSTATKTVIMDENKKNILYKNRIPSGWNSKETGEAVLDWIKETLQNKDFKITATGYGRVSVPFADKTLTEISCHGKGAHFLAKKDVTVIDIGGQDTKVIVVKDGLVIDFIMNDKCSAGTGKFLELMANRLGLSLQEISEYAARGNDLNLSSVCTVFAESEVTSLMGKGSPREDIARGVISQIVSKVVSLANRKPRSDLYFLTGGFSSNNYIIGEISKKLEAPVLSDDLGAFAGAIGACILS